A stretch of the Lactuca sativa cultivar Salinas chromosome 9, Lsat_Salinas_v11, whole genome shotgun sequence genome encodes the following:
- the LOC111886432 gene encoding secoisolariciresinol dehydrogenase, with amino-acid sequence MLRSIRSTCISISRGLGAPSFQFRSFSAQSPRLEGKVALITGAASGIGKETATKFISHGAKVVIADIHHYLGHSTATQLGPNASFISCNVTNESDIANAVDFTVSKHGKLDIMYNNAGIPCRTPRSIVDLDLEMFDRVMSVNVRGVLAGIKHASRVMIPRESGSILCTASVTGILGGIAQHSYSISKFTVVGIVKSLASELSQHGVRINCISPFAIPTAFAIDEMKEYFPELDEEELVSMVRNGGEFKGAYCDPGDVANAAVYLASDEAKYVNGHNLVVDGGFTSTKTAKFDVPLPHKHH; translated from the exons ATGCTTAGATCAATCAGATCCACTTG CATCTCCATTTCAAGAGGTCTGGGTGCTCCAAGTTTCCAATTTAGGAGTTTCTCTGCTCAGTCTCCAAG ACTAGAAGGCAAAGTAGCCTTGATTACCGGAGCAGCAAGCGGCATCGGCAAAGAAACCGCCACCAAATTCATCAGCCATGGCGCCAAGGTGGTAATCGCCGACATCCACCACTACCTCGGCCACTCCACCGCCACACAGCTCGGCCCAAACGCCTCATTCATCTCTTGCAACGTCACCAACGAATCCGACATCGCCAACGCAGTCGATTTCACCGTATCCAAACACGGAAAACTCGACATCATGTACAACAATGCCGGAATCCCATGCCGGACCCCACGCTCCATAGTCGACCTCGACCTCGAGATGTTTGACCGGGTGATGTCGGTCAACGTACGGGGGGTCCTTGCCGGAATCAAGCACGCGTCACGGGTAATGATTCCCCGTGAAAGTGGGTCCATATTGTGTACTGCAAGTGTGACCGGGATTTTAGGAGGAATTGCTCAGCATTCGTATTCGATTTCAAAGTTTACGGTTGTTGGGATTGTGAAATCCTTGGCATCTGAGCTGTCACAACATGGCGTACGGATTAACTGTATATCGCCTTTTGCGATTCCGACTGCATTTGCGATTGATGAGATGAAAGAGTATTTCCCGGAGCTTGACGAAGAAGAACTTGTGAGTATGGTGCGGAATGGAGGGGAGTTCAAGGGGGCTTACTGTGACCCTGGTGATGTGGCGAATGCTGCTGTTTATCTTGCTTCTGATGAAGCTAAATATGTCAATGGCCATAACTTGGTGGTTGATGGTGGTTTTACATCTACCAAAACCGCCAAATTCGATGTGCCACTTCCACATAAACACCACTGA